The genomic segment ACAACATCGCAATGTAATTTTCATCATTGGGAATATGACAAAGgttcaatttatatttatagaatACTTATGTTGTGGCAAGGATTTTTAACACATTGATCTGTCTACCTCagattgtaaaatgttttgctggtGTGTTATATGgtaatgtaataataaacttttattATGTAGCACTTTTCTTAATATTACAAAGTTATTGTCATTTactcaggagaaaaaaaatagaaaattaaacttaaaaaattAAAGTAATGTTTGACCATTACTACACAAGTCTTATTCATTCAACAGATGCACAACAGTCAGGTAAATGCcttattatgtatttttttcattgtagtgtttaaaatgaaatatttaatcacGTGAGTGCAGTATAACATTCATACTTTTCATGCAGTATTGCAAGTGCACACAATTCTCTAATTGCAGAATTAATGTAATTCTGACCATCTAAACGTGGCTCCCTGGCCTCCTTGACACATTACATCCtgctgatattattattattatatggatcattttcacacattaacGTGATGATGTCACCTTCGTCAGTCGCTCCATGTTGCTCAGCTTTTCAGCAGTAAGATCGATCAAATCGTGTCCGCGGTAACTCGTAGGGGCACTTCCGGTGTCAACGTAACCTGCCACAGTCTATGGTGTAAAGGCAGCTGtctctgatgtcacagtgtttaggggcagctgcctttgttctcacactgtttaaaggcagccTGAAAAATGATAACAGATAGACattcaaaatgtgtaaatatttgcctttgatttttgattttttttttgtatgtgtaaTTTGTGCAAATGCAGAtcataataaaaaactaaattaaattatagCATTGTCTTTGTTAATCCCATATTGTGTCAGTGATggtaaatattaataatagaaCCTTAAAAAGCGCTACAGAGCTGCAAtaccagacacaaacagcaggttTAGGACTGGATTAAAGTAAGTTCAATATTAAGAAATCTTTAAAGGCATGAACATTCATCAGCCAATGATACATTCATAACAGCTTCACACCATCAGCATTTCAGACACAGGAGTGAATGCATAGCACATTTGAGTCTTTTGTATGtaatttattgaaaataaagcAGTGTTCCAGTTTCAGTCATTAAGCATGTTCCATCGACATCACTGCCAAGTCCTACCACATTCGTGTGTACCAGATTGTTGTACATTGTTTTAACAGGAgcccaactctctctctccatatatatatatattatatatatataatatatatacaaatgatGCCTGGCTAAAGGTCATTCCACAGAAAGACACAGTCAGTTTGAAGTTTGAAGTTGTGCTGACTCCACTCGTTGCTAAGCGGCGTTAGCTTAAATGTCTTCAGTCAAAGTTTCCGTGTAGAAGCTGCAGAGTGAGTGAGTATTACCGTGTTAACTGGACATTTACAGAACTAGTGTGAACACAGTCAGCTTAGTTTGCGCTCTTCATACCTGTGGCCATCGCTCTGACCGAGAGGGAACCATCACGTTGCCGTTCACACGCTGTTGTCAGGGCTCGCCACTGCCTCGTCGCTAGGGCGGACTGTTTTATCAGAGAGATGCTGTGGTGGGCGGGGCCCTGGGCGTCACTCCCGTACAGGTCACACATCCCCTCTGTGAAATACTCTCACAACTACATAGAACTACCATTATACTGTGATACTAGTACACTGGGTTGAATGAGAGTAGTTCCTTTACATGTCGGTGTGGGGGCAGAGCGGTGGGTGGAGTGGATCTGCTGTGTTGAGTGTTTACCTGAGAACAGTGTTCTGCCCTCCGCTGGCAGACAGGCTCTCTGCAGCTCCCTCACGATGGTTCGATATCACATAAATAGAAAAGTGGATGCAATGTGAAATTGCACAAAATTTCAAATATTCTATGCTCAAAATATTTCCTAGCGTGGATGGTTTAAGTTCTCATGCGTTttgcacaaataaaatacataaatagataaatgaagTGGgtgagtgatttatttttttcttacaaGTGGATTTATTAACATTATGTCCAAGCCTGGCATGAGAGAAGGAGGCAACTGGAAAGAACGATGATGTTAACATCATTAAGGGTCACTGTGCTCTCACAAGAATGTACATTTAAATCCTAATCAAACCAAATCTGTGCACTCAATGTCCATGAGCTTTTAAATGATGAATAACGACAGATAAGTGCCCAAGAGAAAGGACTGTGGTCTGATTGAAATGTCCCCCAGGAATATGAAATGCCCTGCAGAAACTATGGAAGTAAATTCTTAGCATGACAGTTTTACTGCTATATCTCCGTGTAATTATACACAGTGATTAGATCAGAACTTACCTGCAAAGTTAGATAAAACTTTAAATCATATATCTAGCATTTGATTGGACGGATTAGTCACGCGGTGTGGGCGTGGTCTCGATCGACGTGAGGTAGTTGTTGTCGGGCAGAAGAAGCGCCGCGCCATTCCCTTCCACCTTGATCGGCTAATTTATTCGTTTTAAAGATTTTAGAAATGGTAAGTTCCAGCCAGCGTGTCGCGTGTACATCGATGTGTTGTTACGCTGCCCGTCACGGAGTCACTTTGCTTGGCTGAAAGAATTCGCCGACTTGTCAATCAACACGTTAATTGCTGTGTCGGTTTTAGCTAACTTCGCCCTTAGCCACCAACTGAAAAAGGCGCACTAGCTGCTAGCCTAACGTTAGCCGGGGTGAGGCGGTTATGCTACATCAAAGTTAGGCAACAACTTTGATGTCAACTTGTTGCCGCAGTTTACCGCCAACTTTTTTGTCGATGCTATTTTCGTTACTTTGCAGCAGCATCTTTTCAGATCTGAGCTAGCTTTCCAAAAGCTAACTTTTTGCAGAATTGTTATGTCTGAAGATGTGCATTACGAGGAAGTAAAGGGAGCTCTTATAGATGTAAAGTTGATTTAATCCTATTCTTATTTTAATGGTTAGCCTGATCAGCACATGGAGATGTTAGCACCAGATTCATAAAATGCACAAGTCCAAGTTCATTCTCATGAGGTTGTTTAGCATTGCATCGGATCCTGAGAATTAATTGTGATTGATCAGTGATAGATCAGTGATAGAtcagtgatagatgagagtagAAAAGTGTGAACTTGCAGACTCTGTTTTACTTTCTTCATGTGACTCAAGAATTAAAATTGTATTGGATGTTAGGACGTGTACAAGCCCAGGGGCAGACGCCAAACTTCATCCTCCTCGAAGTTGTCCAATGGATACGTCCTGCCTGAGGGAAGACTGACTCCCAACGCACTGTTTGTCGGTGGGATAGACTTAAAGGTAAAAGTCTGACCTATTTAGTTAACACTTACACTGCTTCTTTATGTTGAGTATTTATCGCACACAAAATTGGGCCCAGATGTGTGAAATAAGATTTGATAGACTTCAAATTTCTGCTAGACTTCATTTAAATACTCACTTCACAAGTTTCCAGGCCATAGCTGACCCTACCTGCCTGTTtagaaatacatacatttaaaagatGGATTAGTTTAGACTTTTAATGATTACTCACTAGAAATATTAGAAGGTGGGGGGTTGCACTGGTTGTGCCCACATGCTGCTAACTTAACCCACTAGCATTAACCGAGTGCTTTTAAGTATTTATCAGGTTCAAATactgtactttccttcatgcttGCTGCCCACACATTTAaaatttattcatttcaaagttTTATACTACTTAATATCAAAGTTTCAATGTAATTGCATAGCGACACATTATAATATGTACACAAATTGGTCTCTGGGGTAATGAATAAAAGTTGAAAAccactgttttgttgtttcttgaACTGTACATAGAGACATTGCACAAGTGCAGGGCTTTGCTTTTCTTCTACACTTAATAATGGAGTGATTGTGATCAAGTCAGCTAATAAAATACAACCTTCACTTCAACTCCTTTTAACCTTCAGGTGGAGGAAAATGAAATACGCGACTTCTTTGCAAAATATGGCGTAGTCAAGGAAGTGAAAATTATCACATACCGTGGAGGAATCTGCAAAGGGTGAGTTTTACTGTGTAGAGATGTTCAGGTGAGGTTGCAAACTTTTGCCTTCGTTAAAATACTGATTTTGAGTTCATCTTAAACATTAAAGCAAATCTTTTAAACATAAGTAACATATCTGATTTATCTGCAATTGATTAATTTGACCTGAAGTTATTATTTAGAGTTTAGAATTTCCTTGTTATAGTGctcatgtatgtgtttgttaatGTATCTGCAAGTGTATATGTGTAAACCTTTAGGTTATCTATAAATGaatttgtgaatattttttaaCTTGTCCTGAGCTCTATTTCCATATTTAATagaatattattgttattttgtgtgtccTTAGTTATGGCTTTGTGTACTTCAATGAGGAGGTCAACATTCCATCAATCATTGAGGTGAGTAGACATCCTTCTCTGAAATTCCCAACCTATTATTTTTTAGAGAGTAACGATTTTCCtgttcatattttcttttcgtTAGGAACACATCAGTTTTAAGGGCCGGAAACTCAAGCTGGGCCCCGCAATCATGAAAGAAAGGAGTTTGCGTACGTTAATGTCATTTGGAACTTCATTTGAATGTTCGGTTCccagtgaaaataaatatgtttccactaaatacacattttatttttcttcttctcccatcCAGGGTCCATGCCATCCTGGTCTGGCGCAGCTCATTGGACGAGCCCCACCCAGTACTTCTACTGTGCTTGCTGCTCACCTGTAGGAGGTGGTGTGGCACAACCTTCACCCATCCTCAACGGAGGCAGCCCCTACCCTccggtaaaacacacacacacatatatatactaGCTATCAAGACTTTTGGAACACTGTCTGCTACATAAACATCTCTGTTATGTGattgaatgtgttttcacttttgcaGCCATACTCCTATTCCAACTTCGGAGGAGGTGTGATGGTCCCACAGATGCCAGTGAACTACCCACAGAATGTCTTTGCCTACCCGGTACATGCACTCACACCcatgcatttatttaacagcATCCTACGTAGGGTCTACCAGACACTGCACATATGTTACTACATATGAAACAAAGGCCTCAGCCTGGTTTACTGCCTACCACCTGTAGGCCCGCCTACTccagactacacacacacacaccccccaaCATCCCTCTGTTTACCTGTCCGGGGTTCCCTGTTGCCCTCTGTTTGACCACTGGTCCTTCTCCCGCACACGCAGTACACTCCATCTCAATGGACGGCGGACCAGAGGACACAGCCTGTCAATCAGGTGACTCTATATTTACTGGGAATAAGAGTAGATGTCAGTGTAATTAAGTTTCAAAGCAGCTCAGATCACTTGTCATGTGAGAACCTCACATGACAAGGCCGTTGGCCTGAAAACACTGCATGCACCTGAGAGAATTTCAAAATCCACTTGATCAGGTTAAATTAATAATGTTGTATTAATCAATTGGTGAGTATCTTATTAAATTAAAGACTCCTAGGATGGTCACTGTTTCACCTAATACTTGTTTTTGGATTTTTCAGTAGTATTTGAAGGAAGAGTTCACAAACTGCAGTGTTTGATAATCCCACTAGATGGTGCTATCTGGCCAGTTTTTTTGGCTAGCTTTTAAAGTGGGAGGTGGGCCTCCCTAGAAGAGCTCCAAACTGTTTCTGGGGAGGCTCAATGAATGGAAGTGAAAAGTATTGCATTAATTAGTAAGAGGAGATCACATAGATTAAACTAAATGTATGTGATTTGGTTAAAGAGATAGTTCAACATACAATAGCAGATTTGATCTTTTTCTAATTTTCTGTGAGTCACAATCTAATAAATGCCTGAGAACAGATCTTTTCTTAACATGGCAAATCACTCAATTATTTAGTGTCAATTGGATTCAATATCTTAAGCATTGTCACATAGGCATCTATAAATTAAGCAAAAGTAAATGAGTAAACCAAGGTAAGGGTGAGGCTGCACCTTTTTCCAAGAAGGTCCATGCTTTCTTTATCTAAAAGTCAAAAATTAAAGTTCACTATCTAAAAGTATAAACTACATGATTCAACAGTGAATTCCTTTATTTCATCTGATGTACAGGACAATTAGTGGCACTTGCTATGTTTTTGGGAGCTTGTGTTATTGCAGCTTCTCTTTAAGGTTTCTGTTATGAAGCTCATTTTGTGATTTTACTCCCTTTTCTAGAGCTTTGTGGACTGTGGAGTCCAGACTATGTTGACTGTGCTGTAGTCTACAGATTCAGAGCCTACTGCCAGGTAAAACCccagccaaacaaacaaaagtgctATCCTGCGAGGGATGCAGTAGCTATTGGTGTGTCAATGGAGGCGTCATCCCTTTATGGTGTAGTATTTAGATGTGGGGGCACTGCATATTGTTAGTTTCCATTTCACCTGGCAGTCAATGCCACTTTGCTCCTTCATCTATGTTGTTTTGCAGTCATGTCTAgcattaattaatcaatttgtCTTCTTGTATCTACTGATAGATTAATACTGATTGTAGGAGGGAACGACCATGTGTATGCAACatggttatttgtgttttgctcCCTTTCTACAGGCTACAGTGCTGacaggatggacagacagacatgttgaTGTTCCGAACACCCAGGAGCATCTCCCCAGACCGATTTTCAATATGCCTTCCTTTCACCTCAATTTCTGAGACCCATTTTAGCACCAGACTGGGAACTCCCCACTTTAATGTACGCGTTTGATCACAGTCACTTTAACCACAATTGGTAAGGTTTTACCTGTGATCGGCGGCTTTTAATCCACTTGGATCACAGTAACAATTGCACAGGAAGAGCAAAACACCCTCACTGGACCAGCTAATATATGGGCTCAAGTTTGTCactcttttttgtgttttctttttgttatttatccCCAAACAAAAGGTACAAAAGACTTTTAAGTTCACAAATTGTGcctatttatattttatgttgtatttactttttgcatttttttggtttatttatttaagcaCCTGCAGTG from the Paralichthys olivaceus isolate ysfri-2021 chromosome 20, ASM2471397v2, whole genome shotgun sequence genome contains:
- the dazl gene encoding deleted in azoospermia-like isoform X3, translating into MSEDVHYEEVKGALIDDVYKPRGRRQTSSSSKLSNGYVLPEGRLTPNALFVGGIDLKVEENEIRDFFAKYGVVKEVKIITYRGGICKGYGFVYFNEEVNIPSIIEEHISFKGRKLKLGPAIMKERSLRSMPSWSGAAHWTSPTQYFYCACCSPVGGGVAQPSPILNGGSPYPPPYSYSNFGGGVMVPQMPVNYPQNVFAYPSFVDCGVQTMLTVL
- the dazl gene encoding deleted in azoospermia-like isoform X1, with protein sequence MSEDVHYEEVKGALIDDVYKPRGRRQTSSSSKLSNGYVLPEGRLTPNALFVGGIDLKVEENEIRDFFAKYGVVKEVKIITYRGGICKGYGFVYFNEEVNIPSIIEEHISFKGRKLKLGPAIMKERSLRSMPSWSGAAHWTSPTQYFYCACCSPVGGGVAQPSPILNGGSPYPPPYSYSNFGGGVMVPQMPVNYPQNVFAYPYTPSQWTADQRTQPVNQSFVDCGVQTMLTVL
- the dazl gene encoding deleted in azoospermia-like isoform X4, with amino-acid sequence MDVYKPRGRRQTSSSSKLSNGYVLPEGRLTPNALFVGGIDLKVEENEIRDFFAKYGVVKEVKIITYRGGICKGYGFVYFNEEVNIPSIIEEHISFKGRKLKLGPAIMKERSLRSMPSWSGAAHWTSPTQYFYCACCSPVGGGVAQPSPILNGGSPYPPPYSYSNFGGGVMVPQMPVNYPQNVFAYPSFVDCGVQTMLTVL
- the dazl gene encoding deleted in azoospermia-like isoform X2, whose amino-acid sequence is MDVYKPRGRRQTSSSSKLSNGYVLPEGRLTPNALFVGGIDLKVEENEIRDFFAKYGVVKEVKIITYRGGICKGYGFVYFNEEVNIPSIIEEHISFKGRKLKLGPAIMKERSLRSMPSWSGAAHWTSPTQYFYCACCSPVGGGVAQPSPILNGGSPYPPPYSYSNFGGGVMVPQMPVNYPQNVFAYPYTPSQWTADQRTQPVNQSFVDCGVQTMLTVL